The DNA segment GGACCAGGGATAGAAACTCTAAGCCAGTCCCCTTGTCTCCAATCTCTTCTCCCATTTCCTAATCCATCTGGGATATAAGATCCAGGTAGAGCTAATGAAACACGGACTTGGATAATGTCATTTGGCTGATCAGAAATGTCAATACTCTCTTGTTGGCTCACTTGGAAACCAAGCCTTTCCTGCCCCGTGCCACATTCCATTTCCAGGCTTGTCTCCAACAACCATGCTCCAGCCTGACTGCATGGGAAATCTCTGAAAAAGTCGTCTGCCTCTCCCACGTCCATTCCTTTGTGGGTACCATTCTCTCAATCTGCAAAGTCCCCATTGTCCGCAAATCAAAATCCTTCTCATCTTCCAAGGCCCCCTTCTGCCATGAAACCACTTTTTGTGTTTCTGTCCTTTCCTCCTTTGAACCCCCACTGCTCCTGTATCCTCTTcttactcagttttcttttttctcctctatcGTACCTCATTCAGTGCATCATAAGTAGcaataagtgttcaataaatgttcgtTGACTAAAATGGATCACTCTTCTCTCTTTAAAGTGAGAGATTCCTCTCTATTATTTGAGATCTATTCTCTAGCTGGGGAGAGATATCATGCATGGGATTACTTTGGTCCAATCTTCATGTTGTCTAACCCCTCAAATACTCCAGCTAGCATTTCTCAGTATAATTTAACGGTGGGCATTCCTCATTCTGCCTTTTTGCCTTTCCAATTCCAAACTACTTTACCTTACCCACCCCAAAGCACTACCTGTCCCAGCCTTTGTCTTAATTTCCCCAAATTTAACCACTCTCTTCTACAGAATGGTGCTCGTGGACTAAAACCCTGAAGGGTATCGCTCTTGTTCAAGGTCTCTGTCAGGGAACCCAAGCCCTGCAGTTAAAAGTGTCATGAAAATGAACTGATAAGTAGCTAGCTGCAGAATGCTGTGTACACACAAATTGTACTGCATTGCAGGGTGCAGCTGGAAGTTCAAGCAAGAATTGTTTATTAAAATGCATGAGCTTACCGTAGCTTTACTGAGGAGATAACATACTTAACAGTCACTGGTGGAGCACTGCCTAAGAGAATGGGTATTTTATGCGCATCTAAGTGAgtcttttgaagtattttttgaTTCTTTTCATTAGGCAAGATGAAGCCATCTCTAAGGCCACGTTGCTAGCATAAAAAGATGCACATTATGTGTCAGCAGCTACAgtataatgcatttattttgtGTGAGCACAGCAAAACAGTTGAGAACAGTTGATTTTTCAGAAAGACTGGATTAACATTTCCATTGCTGTCCCAGGCCACAGAACCACCAACCTGTTCACACTACAGCCTTCGCCTCTTCTGAATACGTTCCTTAGCCTGTTCATGTATTAAGGATAAATTGAGCatagagaaaaaagtaaagtgGGAAAATGAATGCTTCCTCTTCGCTCAATTCTGTGAGGTGGGACCGGGAACTCCTCAAACACTGGGGTTGACCTCTCCCATTGTAACTGAATTGTATGCACTTCCTGacatcatttttgtctttctccagTGCAGATCAGTTTGTCCCCACCTGCTGAGCAACACTTTTCCTTCCTGGGTCTTGGTAAGTGAACAAGCTGGACCCTTCAGTTTTGTTGGATGCTAATGGAACCTAACTAGAGTTTTCCTTCCATGTTTGTTCAAATGGTCTCCCCtgactttgggaagaaagaaaagtaggaGTGGACTACCAGTACTTGGGGAGGGCAGTGAGGCAGAGTGGAATTGCCCATCAGTGGAGCCAGAGAGCTGTTGGTTCCAATTCCAGCACTACCACATTTTAGCTGTTGAGCCCTGATAAATCATGTGGCCCTCTGcacctctgttttcttctctataaaatggggattttataaattttatagattttagaattttataaattCCTCTCATGGGGTTGCTTGGCACAGGGCAGGTACTTACTGAATGTTGGTTCCATCCTTCTACACCTCCCCCCCCCCATTCTATTCATACTCAGTAGACATTAGTGACACAGAGGAAGTAGTCTCCATATCCCTTCTACCTTTGACCTCTTCCGGAAGCCAAACCTGGAAACTATGTCTTCTCCCTCCGTTTCCTCCACCTACGTCCTCACCCTCAGTCCTTCTATGTCACTGCCACATCACAAGGACAGCCGGGGGATCTCAAGGGGAACAAGCCTTCCTGCTCTTAGCCAGGTGGGGGCTCCCAGGCTTATCCTGCGGGCTGACAGGGAGTGGACCCTAACTGGAATTACAGCACACTGcctctctggggaggggaagagcCAGAGAGAAGGCCACGGGTGTTTTTCTGGGGTCTTTTCCCTGTTCCATTTTGCCACATGCCCACCTGCAAGCACAAGGCGGTGACCTTGGCGCTGGCTCCCTGAGGAAACACCCAGGTCAAGGTGCGAGCCTATTGTaggcagcaggaggaagggaggggactgACCGAGTCATGGCTGTCATACTCTCTGTTAAAACATTTTTAGCCAGAAGACTATCTTGGACTCGGTTTTATCTCAGTGAATGAGTCACTTACTGGAAACCGTGTAACACAGGTGTAAGATTGGCCTGCGGAAGTCCTGAGTGTCCCAGCGTGGTGGAAGACCAGCTCTCTCCAGTCCAGCCCTTGCATTCCACATCCAGAAAGCCAAAGCTCAAGGAGCTTTGCCTGAGGCCTCGAATCAGCCGAGGGACTGAGCGGGACCTGGAACCCGCTGTCAGGATTCCCAGCCCAGCTCCGTCCCACGGGACCCTCCTCCCACTGGCAACGGTAACTGACAATTGCGGTGCCCACGCTGCTTTCGGAACCGTCTGGGATCCTGACCTCATCATTCCTCTCCCGATCCCTGGCTTTCTTGTTCTGCCACTCCAGCTCTCGTGCTTTatcctccccgccccctcccccgagGGTCTCGAAGAGCCGGCTGGATGAAGGAATGCCGGACACCTACAATACCTGTGCATACATTATGGTAAGAGGAAGGTTGCAAACACCGAAACTCGCCCATGCCGAAGCGCGCAGAGACATCCTTGGGGAGGGGCGCAAACGGGGCTCTGCTCGGGGGTCAGACGGCGCCAAGTCTCGGGCTAGGGGCGGAGCCTCTTGATCTGGagcgggagggtggggaggaagggagggaccgGGCATGGAGAGTTTGGAGGAATCCGGGGCTGGAGATTCGGAGTCCGCCGGGGTGGGAGCTGGAGGCGCGCGAGCCGAGCGGCAGGGTGCGCTCAACCAggggggcgcggggcggcggcggggacTGCGGAGGTGCGGCGGGAGCCGGGGCGGGCGGCGTAACCGGAGGCGGAGGGGGCGGAGCCGCGCTCGCAGCTGCCACCCGGCCGGGCCGGCAGACGACACCCGCCCGCGGCCGGGCACGCACCGCGCGCACTCTCTCCAAACAATGCTCCGAGGCGCCCGGCGGGGCGCCTGGCGGCTCGGAGACCGACGGCGAGGCCGGGGGAGCGCGGCCCCGAGGTGAGCCCGCGACGCTTTCTCCAAATTTGGCCTCTTTTTGTCTGGCAAACGTGGCCGCAGAGGGGAGCTTCGGAGGAGCGCTGCGGTCGCCGAGCGGGCGACCCCCTGTCGGCGTCCCCCGGGGTGACAGGCGGCCGCTTGGGGAGGGTGGGGCGTCCGGACCGCGTGCGCCCAGGGTTGTGCCCGAGGTGGAGACGCTGAGACCGGAGGACAGGGAAGCCGGAGGGCTGTTTTCGATTCATTCGAGAATCGCGCTCTTTAAAACGGGGAAACTTTCCTTCGAGTTCCGGGAGGGGAAACCGACTGTTCTGTCGGTCTGGCTGCTCTGCTTGGGGCAGGAGGCTGACACGCTTTGGGGACTGCCAGTGTGGAGACTTCCTTTCCTGGGCAGCAGTATTGTCAatggagcagagaaggaaagactGTCCGGGCTGCCCGGACCAGGACCCCGGGTTGATGGCTTGGGGCCCCAGGTTAGTGGCTGCCTCTGATGCGGCACCGGGCTAGGTGCCAGCCTCGGAGTCTCCAGGGGGGCCGAGATGATGCCTTTTTCCTGAGCCCTGGCTGAGCCTTCTGAAAGGCGTGCTGTGGACATGTTCCTAACCTTTGCTTGTGCTGCTCACTCCCCAgccggacacacacacacacacacacacacacacaaagtagaatCTTTCCACTTTCGGGTCCCGTGAATCGGAATGGAGGCAGGGCCGGCTGACTGTGTATATTTCTCTTGGGTGAAGCTCAATCAGCAAGCACATGGCTTTGCAGAGCGATAGCAGAGCCCAAAGGTCTAGAGGGGAGGAGTTTTGCAATGCGTTCGGTCCAGAGTCAGGTTCCTAAGGCCTTATTGATCACTGGCCTGAACTATGTTAACAACCCTTTCCCtttttgagagagaaatttaATAGGAAGCCCTGGGGAATTCTACGCTTATTTTGCTATCATGGGGTCCTGTGGAACTGGGTATGCTTCTTACTGGTTTAGACTGTAATGGCTCTAACCCACAAAAACCACATTCCTACCCCTGAGATTAGATTACCTAGcattggagaagaaaaaagagactaAAAGGTTGGGGGAATATCATGACTTTCCCTGTGTTTGGCAGGGCAGGGAGGTGTTAATGTTGTCACTTTCTCCACCCCTGTCACCCCTGTCAATGGCATGTTGAAATCTAGACAAGCACTTTCCATGcatatttccttttttcagtGTTGTGTTAATTTaattgtaatatatataaattgtttaGATGAATGTTTTCTGGAATTCTGTAACTTCAGGGTAAAGCATAAACAACTTTTGATGCAAGGatgagggacaatattttgagccaaaatatttaattttatgaaacTGGCCACGATTCTTcagacttttttgggggggggttgagaaagattggccctgagctaacatctcttgccaatcttcctctttttgcgtgccaatcttcccctattttgtatgtgggatgccaccacagcatggcttgacgagcagtgtgtaggtctgtgccccgaacctgtgaactcctgGCTACCGAAGTAgggcccatgaacttaaccactatgccacgcaGCTGGCCTCTTCAGATTCTTTTTGCAATGGGGTGGGAATGTATCTGACAGCTTCAGTCTTGCAAATTGTGGCCACAAATCTAGTGCAGAAGGTTGCAGAGGCAAAGATATTTTATCATGACTTGGATCAGAAAGAATGCTGAGATCTTTTTCTAATCTTACACTGCCGCCTCCCACTGAAATAGGGGAATTTGCATAATTCTGGAAGCCACCTCCCTTCAGAGGTAAGGAATGTGGGCTGGGAAGGTGCCATTCCCAGGCTTCTGAGAGAGCTGGCACTGGTAGGCGCTCGCTGCGCCTGCTTTCTGAGTGCCACTTGAgcttttcatcttctacttaaaACACGTAGGAGATACTTGCAGGCACAGAACCGCTCTGGACAGATCGAACGGGATAAGTATCTTTCTGGCTTGACATGGTGGTAAATTCTGTTTGCTCCAACTGAGAAGCCAGTTTTAACAGGTTGCAGCGAGTCAAGGATGCTGAGAAGCCTAGGGCTTCATTCTGTTCTCTTCTTCAAAGACTTCTCCTTAAAAACCTGTGCCTCTCTGAGCAGTTGGGTCGTGAAAGTTGTGCCGATGGTGAGAGAATTTCAGAGCTGAGGATGGGAGCGAAGAGAGCGCTCATACACTCATGAGAGGCTCTGAGGGAAGCTTCCTGCACACGCGTCAGTAATCCAGAGCCTACCAAGAGTCCCCGGCTGTAGTGGGCCATGGCTACAAAGGACAGGGGGACCCCTGGCCCCAAGCAGCCATGACAAGCTTGGTCTGTGGGCTGCCTGTTGAGGAGGAAATGAGACGTGGCCACCCAAAACTGCTTCTTTGTGCATCTGTGGTAGCCTTGAGGAAGTGGTTGGACACCCACCTCCTCAGATAGCGCAGCCTTATGTGAAGCTGCTGGAACATGAGGGGCCCACACAGAACTGGTCTCCAGGCTCTCTTCCTGCATCCGCTGAGGGGCGTGGGAGCCTCTGGCTGCAGGAGAGAGGGACCTGTCTTTTTCCATGGCCAAGAAGAGCTAGGCACCCTTCAACAGCTCCGCAGCAAAGGACCTGCTCCCCGCCTTGGGGCAGGGGTAGGGAGACCTGCCCTGTTGAACACAGAAAatgcttcctcctctttttcttccttccaaaatTTAGCACAGAACCTAAAGCTCTCAGCAGCCTGAGAtcctaggaaaaagaaaaatccttgctATCCTCCTCTGCTTGTTGAAGCTTAGTGACCTCTTCTGGGGAACTTGGCAAAGAATGAACCTACTACATGGGTGTATTTAGGGGAGAAGAACCTAACCTGGGATCGTCTTAAGGAGAGGGATGCAGAAGATCCTTACAACGACGGCTGAAAGACAGATGCTTGTCTTTTATTTCAGAGCATCCATTTAGCTTAAAGATGCGGTGAGCTTCAAGGTGGACTTTGGAGGGAAAGGAGGCAAATTTAGCTTCAGCTCTTGTTGAATAAGCACCCCTGACTGTGAGTGTGGGGGAGACCAGAAAGAGAGCACTTCCCACAAAGATTCTGGCATGATCTTTGGGGCTCCTGGCTCATTCCAGCTAGTTAGTCCTGTTGATAGTTTAGAGAGCATCAACCTCAAAGCAAATTCTCACGGGAAGAAAGTGGAGAGCAGACCCCAGGGCTAAACCCCTCCTTATTTAATGAGAATCTGTTCGCCTTAGGTCCTTAAGGATGATTTTCTCATGAATGCGCTCCTTATGAGGAAGTCGGTTCATTTAATGAGGAGAGAAGAGCAAGGAGCCCCAGACAGATAATGGCGAGTGACTCAGTGTGATGAGTGACGCAGTGAGGGCTGCCAGCAAAGTGGGTTTCTCTTTCTAGGACCaaattctctgtgtctatggaCAGGCCTTAGTTTACGTCATTGCcactgttttcccatctgtataaTGGGCATAACAGCTACCTGACAGGGTGTTCTTCAGGTTACTTGGTTAATATCCTCAACCCTTTGAGCTCCTCTTTACTGGTGAATGACTCTGTTCTATGGTGCAGagtcttttctttcagttttaccCTCAGAGGCAACCGATTCTTTCAGCAAGCTCACCGCCCCACCTCCAGGGTTACCGCGGGAAAAAATAACTGTGTGATAATCTTTTCCCTCCGTCGTATTCTATCCAGCCACCCCTGGACCACAGGACTGTAGTGATCatgcatttctctttctgttttccctCTTGGCCTGCAGCTCCAGCTTTGTTGACCCCACTGAGCACTGGGTTGAATAAGGAATATTAAGCAAGGGGAGGGGGACAGGTTCCCAAGATGCCAGACCTCCTGACGCGGTTTCCTTGGGGGGCAGGCCAGCACGGCACCACTCCCCATTCTCACCCAGCCCATCTCCACCTGGTCACAAGGGTGGATTACAGTGTGAGGGCAGGGCCCAGCCTTGCCTCCCCGCTCACACGGTTCTTATTACCCTAAGCCACCACTTTTGTTTGCTGTACTACTTGGAAAGTCTTGTTTTTCTACGTTATAGTCCCAGTTGCTAGACCCCAAGCAGCAGGGAATGCATGAATGAGATCCAGGCTTCTCATCTCGGATCTCTGTGATTTCTTCCCATCACTGTGCCCAAATCTCCAAGCGCTCAGGATTTTAGGGGACTGAAGTGCTTTTAGGCTCTCTGTTCATGTAACAGAGTTGTGTTTAGTTTTTACAGCTTCTGATAAGGCCACACCACTAGAGAGTGACTTTAGGAGCCTTATGACAAATGGATGAGGGCCTTGGAATAAACGGAATACTGATCTTTACCGtttttctcctcctgcctccctcttccactcccCGTCAAACAATCAGACTCAAATTGATAAGGCACCCATCCCTCGGCAGGGAGATGTCTGACCAGGCCGGTGTTCTGCTTTTCCAGGAAGCTGCTCTGTGACCCACCGCTGCCTCCCACAAGACCACGCCAGAGAGCCGGGCGCAAGATGAACCAGCACACCGTCCACTCAAGATGCACCAGACCATCCGACTGAACCCTGAGACCCTGAAAATGTCTGCGTGCAGTGACTTTGTGGAGCACATCTGGAAGCCCGGGTCCTGCAAGAACTGCTTCTGCCTGCGGAGTGACCACCAGCTGGCGCCTGGCCACCCCCAGCCGAGAGCAGGCAGCCTGCCCCCTCCTCCGCGCCTGCCCCCCAGGCCTGACAACTGCCGCCTGGAAGATGAAGGTGTGAACAGCTCGCCCTACTCCAAGCCCACCATCGCTGTGAAGCCCACCATGATGAGCTCCGAGGCCTCTGATGTGTGGACAGAGGGGAACATGAGTGCTGACGTCTCGCAGGTGAGGCTGACCAAGCCCAGTGGTATTTTTACAGGGGCTGCTCCTGTCGTAACCCTTGGTGACTGGCTGGCAGCCACAGGGCACTGTAGAGCAAGACTCCTGGAAGATGGCATTCTGCCAGCTTGCCCCAAGACTGCTCCATCCTGACGGCagccctcctttctctctgttcctttagGCTAAGAACCATTAATCCAGTCTCTCAAAGTTTATTTGGAGACTGTATTAATTATTGATTTGGATACATATAAGGGCACAAAAaggaagcttttttaaaaaagtttttaaaatttttcaatcaATAATTTCATGTGTGTAGATAAGTAGCAATAATTGCATAATGAATTCCATGCATCTACCACTCTCAGCCTGAGCATCAACAATCATCTAGTCATGACCAGTCTTGTTTCATCgctaccccccaccccatcctccctTCCCTGTGATTTTAAAGCAAAGCCCTGACATCACGTTATTTCAGTACATCTTTAAAAAGAGAGCCTTTATAAAAATGTAACCACAATATCATTATCGCACTTAAAAATATTAGCAGTAACTCCTTGATATCATCCAATTCCCAGCCAGTGTTCCTATTTTCAGTTTTGAAGTTTGGGTTTTGTGGGCTTTGATCTAGGATCACTAAAAACAGTGACATCCTAGAGATTAGACCATTCTGCTCAGCACACAGGTGACCCTTAGAAAAATCCAGTTATTTTGAGGGTGCATAGAGCTTGCCTCCTCCAGACATGTCTAGGAAGCTCTCTGTCTAGGGCATGTTCTTAAGAACTGCTTTCGACCTGTTTGACTTCTTGCCTGTTCTAGTTTCTCTAAACTATTTCCTGTGGTTGCACTGAGCTCCATTCCCCTCAGGCCTGCTCCATTTTCATCAGCCGGTTACATCCCTTCACCGGGCCATTCTCGCTGCCTTCAGCCTTCATAGATGCCAGCCAGGGACTCTTTCAGTTCAGAATCACCTTGGAAAGGAGCTAGGTGCAGGCCCTACTTTGAGGGTGCTGCTaaaggtggggatgggggagactttaaaagggaaggaggagaagacagCGACATCAGTGATGGGAACGGCCAGTCCGTGTCTCTGTGTCATAGCTCAACTAGTCCAGCCACTTCTGCAGGCTCGGACTGAGGTCACTGCCTGTAACTGGGAGCCAGAGCAGCTCTTTGGCATGGCCCAGAGAGAAGAAATAGGTAATAAAGAAAGAAGCCGGGACCCAGCTCAGAAACCCCCCCCTTGTCTCCTGCCCCCTGTCCCACCAGCCACCCAAGGTGTTTTAAAAAGCCTTATGACTTTGGTTCCTTCAGGAATGTGCTGTGACACGGTTATCAAAAGACTAACCAACACaaagcaaaagttaaacaaaatccAAAACTCTATTTTCAAAGCCCGTTGGAGAACTTATCTCATCTGGCAGTTTCGAGGGAGAAggcaaaatgttctttttttagagtttctTTTGCCCTGCCTCACAGACTTTGCCAAAAGAATGACAGACCATGGGTGGGAGGCACAGCTCAGTGTCTAGGAAGACCGGTGGCTCCCCGGTGCCCCGGCAATGATGAGAAGGCAGTGGGGAGATCAGAAGGTGGGCGTGCTACAGCACAGAAGACAGTCGACAATGCCACGGCACTGCCCTctcactttttctctcttccttttttctctgacAAGGTCTAATGTAAGTCTTTTAACCTTGGGGCTGTGTAGGTCATCTGGAGACGAGCCCCCGGCAAGCTCCCGCTCCCGAAGCAGGAAGATGTGCCGCTAGTTTACCTGAGCAGCTTCCGCGGCCTCCAGAAACCTGCTGGGCCCTCGACCTCCGCAGATGGCCACTCGCGCTGCCCCCCTGCGTATGCCATGGTCGGCCTGCATGGCCGAGAGGCCCGGGGGGACCGGAGCACTGCCTTCCACCCGGTCAGCTTCCCCGATGAGAAGGTTGGGCGAGAAGATAAACCCACGTTTCCCTACCAAGAGCTGACCTCCCCTCAGGAGAGCTTCCGCCAGAAACTGGCTGCCTTTGCCGGGATGACATCAGGCTGTCATAAGGGCCCTGGGCCCTTTGCCTCTCCACAGCCCCTGCGGGAGTCCCTGCCCTCGGAGGATGACAGCGATCCAAGGTGCTCACCCTCGGGGGACAGCGAAGGGGGAGAATACTGCTCCATCCTGGACTGTTGCCCTGGGAGCCCTGTCGCTAAAGATGCCTCACAGGCTGAGGGTTCCCGGCACAGACATGGTGGAGGGGACTGCTCGCCAACATGCTGGGAGCAGAGATCCTGTGCAGGGCCAAGTGAGGAGGAGAAGCGAGTTGTGAGCTTCCCGAAGGAGTGCTGTGGCCAGGGCCCGACAGAGAACCTGCCCCGCCTGGGCCCCAAGAAGCCGTCCCTTCACTCAGAGGCCGCCAGTTCTTCGGATGGCCTCTCCTGTGGCAGTGCCAGCAGCGGCACCAGCAGCCCCTTTGCCCCCCATTTCGAGAGTGATTACTGTTCCCTTGTGAAGGAACCTGTGTCTGGGAAGCAGCAGGACACTGGCTGCCATGTTGTGACCTTGAACAGGGGCCTTGGGCCAACtggggagccccagcccccagcccaccccagggaGGCTGTACAGCCTGAACCCATCTATGCTGagagcacaaagaggaagaaggTTCCAGGGCTTTCCAGGCCACAGGCCAAGGCAGAACAGGTGGCAGCTGCTCAGGGCAAGGGCCAGGTACGGACAGCCAGCACCTGGGCTCAGAAAACAGCATCTGGCTGGGGCCGGGACCGGGAAGGCCCCGATGTGGCCCCTGAGATGGCAGATATGGCCCCCCAGGTAGCAGCCACCATCACAGTCATGGCGGCCCACCCAGAGGAGGACCACCGGACCATCTACCTGAGCAGCCCTGACTCTGCAGTGGGGGTGCAGTGGCCACGCGGGCCCTTGAGCCAGGACTCTGAGGCCGGCGAAGAAGAGACTTCAGCTGGCCAGGGGCTGAGCTCCAGGGAAAGCCACCGTCATGTTGCAAGTGAGAACACACCCAAGGGGAGGCCTGCCATTCCCCCCAAACTGTCCAAGAGTAGCCCTGGAGGGTCCCCAGTGTCACCATCTCCCTCCCCACTATCTGACCTCAGTGAGGGGAGCTGCAGTGGTGTCATTGGGCCCCAGCCTTCATCCAGGGGCCCCACTGACCCCGCTTCTTCTTCCCGGGCCAACGGTGTCCCCACTAGCGACTCTGTCAGGTGCCCCCCGCCTGCCATCACCAGCTCAGCCTCGGACCAGCGGCGGCCCCGGTTCCAGACTGGGGCCTGGAGTCGTCAGTGCCGgatagaggaagaggaggagctggagcccGACTTGTTGAGtcaaaggggaagagagatggaaaatggCACCATGgacccctccacctcctccacctgGCACCGTCTGCGCCCCACAGACGGCTCCTCTGGAGAGAGCAGCAAAGCCGGGACCGGGATGAGCAAATCGGCCTCCTTTGCCTTTGAGTTCCCCAAGGACAGAAGTGGGATGGAGGCGTTCCCACCTCCCCCACCGCCTCCAAAGTCCAGGTGAGTACAGTTGTCTATATGTGACTCAGAGCTCACCTGGCAGGACAGAGGGCTCTTCCAGAAACCTTTGTCTTTGCCTCCTTTGCCAAAGGGCTTCGGACTCAGGCTCGGAGTCTTGCACTCCAGGCACCAGTGTCTGCCCAAAGGCCCTTGAGCCTTGCTGTCAGTTTCTGAGAGTTGTTGCTCATGTCAGCGCTCAGCAAACACACCTCCAGGCCGTGCTTCTCGGGATTGGCTATTTACAAGGACTCTTTCCTGGTgttcataattttataatttggtggtctttctctctccatctctctgaagTATCTTCAGCAAGCTTTTGCAAGGAAACCCTGaaattctccatttatttaaacatGCAAAAGAAGGCCTAAGGAGGCTCTGCTACAATGTTTGGAGGGGCAAAGAGATGGGGAGACAAAAAGGCCTTTCTACAGGTGTGCTCCAAAAACTGTTACCGTGATGGCGATTAGGCCCTGGGCCCAAAAGCAGAACAGGAGGAGGCCCTGCACGTGGTTAGTAATCCttagatgtatatttttaaagaaaaaaaatggagtttCATTTCAGCTTGCCGAAACTCACAGCTTTCTTGGCTCCCTCCCTGCTGTCGCCTGCCGGTTTAAAGGACCTTTCAAAGGCTCgagaaaaaataaatgccttTTTTAAGGTATTGAGTTGTGCACAGAATTtaaattctggggaaaaaaattctttctattAGAGCAAAAAACTGATTCCTATCAGGGAAGGGAGAAACCTGCTGTTTTTCAAAAACTGACAGCCTTCCTGAACACACTTTCTCTAGTCATGTCATTTTCAGTGGCTCTGTTTCGGCTCGCGTGCCTCCAGGTTGATGTCAGAAGCAGCTGTGACACTTGGCTTTGAACATCAAGGCATCTCAGGCTGTGATGCCTTCTAACACAGGCTTTTTCCGTTACCACGACTTTGTTCTGGTATTGCATTGTCCTCCTGCCGTGCGGACTAGACTCCCCCCCAGATGCTCAGGTGCCTGCAGACTCTCTGTGGCTACAGTTTTAATGCCCTGAATGAGTGAAGCGTTCAGCAGCTAAGAATAGCTTCCATTTATATGGTGCTTACTATAGGCCGGGCATGGAGCTAAGGGAGTTAGACATAtgaac comes from the Equus asinus isolate D_3611 breed Donkey chromosome 27, EquAss-T2T_v2, whole genome shotgun sequence genome and includes:
- the PRAG1 gene encoding inactive tyrosine-protein kinase PRAG1 isoform X1: MHQTIRLNPETLKMSACSDFVEHIWKPGSCKNCFCLRSDHQLAPGHPQPRAGSLPPPPRLPPRPDNCRLEDEGVNSSPYSKPTIAVKPTMMSSEASDVWTEGNMSADVSQVIWRRAPGKLPLPKQEDVPLVYLSSFRGLQKPAGPSTSADGHSRCPPAYAMVGLHGREARGDRSTAFHPVSFPDEKVGREDKPTFPYQELTSPQESFRQKLAAFAGMTSGCHKGPGPFASPQPLRESLPSEDDSDPRCSPSGDSEGGEYCSILDCCPGSPVAKDASQAEGSRHRHGGGDCSPTCWEQRSCAGPSEEEKRVVSFPKECCGQGPTENLPRLGPKKPSLHSEAASSSDGLSCGSASSGTSSPFAPHFESDYCSLVKEPVSGKQQDTGCHVVTLNRGLGPTGEPQPPAHPREAVQPEPIYAESTKRKKVPGLSRPQAKAEQVAAAQGKGQVRTASTWAQKTASGWGRDREGPDVAPEMADMAPQVAATITVMAAHPEEDHRTIYLSSPDSAVGVQWPRGPLSQDSEAGEEETSAGQGLSSRESHRHVASENTPKGRPAIPPKLSKSSPGGSPVSPSPSPLSDLSEGSCSGVIGPQPSSRGPTDPASSSRANGVPTSDSVRCPPPAITSSASDQRRPRFQTGAWSRQCRIEEEEELEPDLLSQRGREMENGTMDPSTSSTWHRLRPTDGSSGESSKAGTGMSKSASFAFEFPKDRSGMEAFPPPPPPPKSRHLLKMNKSSSDLEKVSQGSAESLSPSFRGVHVSFTTGSTDSLASDSRTCSDGGPSSEPTHSPTSSGKKLFAPVPFPSGSTEDVSPSGALQPPPLPQKKLVSRAASSPDGFFWTQGSPKPRAASPKLNLSHSETNVCVHEESHFSYSSSPGSRHHPIFSSSEPLEKTFKGSSHWVPAPGLAGSRSGCGSPSPQCKGAPSASSSQLSVSSQASTGSTQLQLHSLLSSISSKEGTYAKLGGLYAQSLVRLVAKCEDLFMGGQKKELHFNENNWSLFKLTCNKPCCDSGDAIYYCATCSEDPGSTYAVKICKTPEPKTASYCSPSVPVHFNIQQDCGHFVASVPSSMLTSPDAPKAPLPAPPSHPPAQEQDCVVVITREVPHQTASDFVRDSATSHQSEPEVYERRVCFLLLQLCNGLEHLKEHGIIHRDLCLENLLLVHCTPQASPGLSPATPAPHVSSATSSAPPTSTSPTPAATPSPHPSATLPASAPLNAPAARACQGVPSEKHLPRLIISNFLKAKQKPGGTTNLQQKKSQARLAPEIVSASQYRKFDEFQTGILIYELLHQPNPFEVRAQLREQDYRQEDLPPLPTLSLYSPGLQQLAHLLLEADPIKRIRIGEAKRVLQCLLWGPRRELVEQPGTSEEVLCGTLHNWIDMKRALMMMKFAEKAVDRRRGVELEDWLCCQYLAAAEPGALLQSLRLLQLL